CATGCAAAGTCCTATATGGGTTATCTTTTTTCCAGCGTAATTTCGCGTTTTTTATCAGGGCCTGATTGTATTAAATAGTTTTACCCTGGAATAAACTTTATAATAGGATTTACCAAAAGTTACCACAAAAAGTAAAATCTTCTGTAGGAGCGAGCTGTGCTCGCGATCCCCTTGAAAACATCGAAAAAAAGTTTGTGTTTTAGGAGGCTGATTTGTTATAATTTTAACAACAGTTTTGGGCACAGTTACGAACGGGGCAAGCCATTTCTGCCACCCTCCCACTGTAGCAAGTAGCAACTGACTGGTGATTGGAACCCCAAAATACCATAAGCGGAGTACACGATGAACTTTGAGAACCGAACGCTTTTTATTGCTGACAATCTTGACGTTATGCGGGGTATGGATTCAGGGACAATTGACCTAATTTATTTGGATCCACCCTTTAAATCTGGTAAGCAATGGAAAGCACCGATCGGTTCACCAGCAGAAGGCGCGGAATTCAAAGACATCTGGACCGACGAGGACATCAAATACGAATGGCACGGGGTGATCGCTGATGAACACGAGGAACTCTATCAGATAATCCAAGCGTCTGAAACTGTCTATGACAGGTCTATGAGGATATACCTGACAGCGATGGCAGTCCGATTGTTTGAGATGCACCGTATTTTGAAGCCGACAGGTAGCATCTATCTACACTGTGATCCGACTGCAAGCCATTATCTAAAAGCCTTGATGGACGCGCTGTTTGGAAGTAATAACTTTCGGAATGAGGTGATTTGGAAGCGGACATCGACAAAATCGTTGGCGAAACGCTACGCGGTAAACACTGACCGAATTCTTTACTATATCAAGTCCGAGGGAGCAACTTGGAATCAACAATATGTGCCCTATGACGCTGAATATATACAGAAGACTTTTCGAGGACAGGACAAACATGGTAAATACGGAACAGTTGATTTATCGGGTGGAAAAGCAGGCAGCAGAAAAGCTTATATGCCATTGAAAGGCATTGAACCGCCTCCCGGTCGGGCATGGGCACCACCTACTCGCAACAAATTTCCTGCTTCTGCACAGGCACTGTTGCCAGATGATTATGAAGCTCTCGACCAACTAGCAAAATGTGAAGTTCTTGATGATGCTGGACTGCTGCACTGGCCCAAGGGTAAAATAGGCAGACCGCGGTGGAAAAAGTATTTATCTGCGATGCCGGGTGTTGTAGCAGGTGACTTAGTTCTTGATACGCCACCTGTAAAGGGCAAAGAAGACACTGGCTATCCGACGCAGAAACCGATCGCCCTCTTAGAACGCATCATCAAAGCATCATCAAACGAAGGGGACATGGTATTAGACCCGTTCTGTGGGTGTGCGACAGCGTGTGTCGCAGCAGAGCGTTTACATCGGAAATGGGTTGGCATAGACATATCACCCGATGCTGAGGACATCACGAAGCTACGATTGTCGGATGAGGTCAACAAATCCGCTAATTTATTTGATCCGTTGGCAGATGTGATTGTTCGTAAAGACGCACCGGGGCGGACGGACAACGCCGAGGAGATAGATATTCAGAAGCATTTACCAAGATACCAAACGCACAAACCCGAGTTGTTTGGTAGGCAGCAAGGCAAATGCAATGGGTGTCAATATCCGTTCCATTATCGCAATTTGACAGTAGACCATATCACGCCACAAAGCAAAGGTGGCACTGACCGTATAGAGAACCTACAACTGCTTTGTGCTGCGTGCAATTCAACGAAAGGTAATGGTACACAAGCGGAACTGATTTCACGGTTGAAAGAACAAGGCGTGCTGAAATAGCATGTCCAAAAAACTTATGGATTCATTTTCAGTTGCGCCCATGTCATAACAAGTTTGTGGTGCGGTTCAACTGCAAGAATTTCATCCTGAAGGGTAGCGGCATAAAACAACAGGTTTTCAATAAACGGAAGATTCGTATCGACCTTCGCCTGATCTTCATTTTGCATTGCCGTGATGATATATGCGCCATCACCGTGATATAGGAGTGCAACAATGAGATGGTTACCGACTGTCGCGAGTGGAATATACGCGCGATCGGGGTTGTGCCATTTATCATCCGTCACAATCTCTTCTATCTTGTTTGGCTCGGTGAAAAGCGTCCCAACCTCTGGTGCTTTTGTCGGTTCAAAATTCAGTGTCCTATCGGTTTCATCACCGTTTAGTGGTTTAGGGAGCCACGGTGTTGGACATCCTACAGCATCATCGTGATCCTGCTCAACGTTAATGCAAATCCCACCCTCTTCAACAAACGCTAAAACGGCATCTGCTCCCTGATCAGTGAAACGCCATCCACCTTCGCAAATTTCACCTTGCCCAAGCCAGAGGATATCAAAATCATTGGCATCCGCTTTTGGGAGTTTCGGATCTTTCGTAATCTCGTAATCAAAAGTAAAATTTTGAATTTTTTTCACATTTTTACTAATCGTTGGTGCTTCAACTTGAGCAATGTTGTTTCCCAACATCAGGACCTTTTTTGTTTTCGCATCTATTGATGTAACAGGGAACGTCACTACAGTAAGGAAAAAACACAAAAAACACACCGAAATGGTATGAAATTGACGCTTTATTGTAACCTTTTCCATTTCTTAAATACCTCCCAAAGTCCAAAACGACTTATTCCGTTACGTTATATTGAATGCTGCCGACCCCATTTGTCAATATGTTAACATGTTCGTCAAAAAACAGTCAAGAAAAAGTCAAATATATATTTTTTATCGTGAGTTTGATAAATAAATGCGTAATTTTCTCCATTCGGTGATACACCTGCTTGATACCGACCGCCATGGTTCAGCAGTGGGCTGAATTGTTTGTCCTTTTCGCAGGTGTTAATACTTTATATATGTTATGTTTTTTAAAAATTCGCAGAAATTTTCGCTGGATTTCGCTAGATTTCGCACCAGATCCTGGAAAAAAAGATGTCCAATCCCATAATTTATTAAAATTGAATGACCCTGATTACCTGGGAAGAAAGTATTGCCTTGTAGATAGTTTTACGGTATAATCTTGACAGCGGAAAGACGGCAAATCTGAACTGGATGCATGTTTGAAACAGGAGGTTAAAAAAACGATGAGAGTTATAGGTACTTTGATCGCTATAATGGTTCTCTTTATTTCAGGGATATGGGTTCAGGAAAGCATATCGGAGATTGACCCAGAATCCCTTATGGGCATGTGGCACTTTGATCACGGGAAAGGTGGGACAGTTAAAGATTCCTCTCCGAACGGTAATGATGGGAAAATCGTTGATGCCAAACGGGTCGAAGGGAAAGAAGGCATGGGCATCGAATTTGATGGGAGCAACCATGTCGTCATTCCAGCGAGCAAGACCATGGACGATTTCCTTGAGGGATTTACGTACCTGCTTTGGGTAAAACCGCTGGGTAACCCTTCCGGTCCGCACGTCCGACTCATAGAACGGGATTGGCATAACCCGAATATCCTTATCGGTCCAACCGACTTCTACGGTAGTTTTCTGTTTAACGGTGGGATAGATAGCAGCCAAGTCCGGGGCGGGGAATGGGAGATGGATGAGTGGAGTTTTGTCGCCTTAACGCACGACGGTAAAACGCTTGCCCTCTATGTCAATGGCGAGATCGTCGCTGATTTAGATGTAGGGGAACCGACCTTCAGTCAGGATCACGATGGCGGTTCGATCTGGTTAACCCGCTGGAAAGGTGGTGCCGGATGGGATTTCAGCGGAGTCCTTGACGAAATCGCTATCTTCAATGCTGCGCTCAGCGAAGATGACCTGACCACCATCATGGAGGACGGACTTCAGAAGGCTCTTGATGTTTCACCTGTTGGTAGATTAACGACGACTTGGGGTAACCTCAAACGGTAAGTACAATCCCCGAATTGAGGCGTGCTGAATTGCAACTGAGTTGGACATTCCGTATCGTTAAACGAATTAAGCAACCTCGCACAACGGGAGTGCCCTTTGGATTTTCGGGTACAGCGGGACGTATTGTCGTCCTGCTGACTCTTATTGTCCTCTGTAACTTACTTTTCCCATTTGGTAGGCTAATTGGGTCGGCACTTGCTGCCGAGAAGCGGATCGCGGAGCGGGGAAGAATGGCGGAAAAAAAGGTCCTTGACGGCGTTAAACCCGCGCGAGGCGATAGTACTTTCATAGGGACATTACATCCGATGCTCAAAGCCGCTGGCGCGGATTGGTCAATCCCGCGTCTAACCGGCACATTCGGACACGCTTTCAGTTTCAGCATGAAAATAGGGAACGGGGCAGTCTGGCAACAGGCAAACATCGATTGGTGGCTGCTGTGGGATATGATTCCTCATATCGGTTATGAATTTCAGGAATTTCAGATAGTCCGCAATGAAAAGCAGTCCGCACCAACCCCAAAGGAAATTCAGGATATCAAAGATCGGACATGGGAGACGGTTAAAACAAGTATTGACCGAGGCATCCCGGTGATTGCGTGGCAACCGATGACCGTTGCGCAACGCGATAGTGGTGTGAGTGCTTATGGATGGGCATCACTCGTCGGTTACGACGAAACTGAGAGAACGTACACCGTGCGTCATCAGCACTATACGACCGAATATACCGTTCCGTACGATCAGTTTGGAGCCACGGATCCTGTGGGTTGGTATTGTGTTATAGGGCTTGGCGAAAAGAAACCGTTGGATCGGATGGCATTACAGATTAAATCGCTTCAACATGCTGTCGCTTTTGCACACGGGACACGGTTTGATTTGAAAAATGCACCTTACGCCGTTGATGCAATCGGGTTTACTGCCTTTGAACTTTGGAAGCAGGCATTGGAACGCGGTGATGTGGATGTCGGGTTTACAGAGCACGCCGCTTGGATCTTATGGGAGATGCGAGAGCATGCTGCGGCATATCTCCGCGAAATCGCTGATCACTTTCCGGAAGCAGCAAGCCATGCCTTGTCCGATGCAGCGGTGTTTTATGATGAAGAAATCAAAGTCATTGTGAAACTGGTGAACATTTGCAAGGAACACGAAAGCAAACACGAAACTTTCGCGACATCCAAGAGGCAAGAAGCGGTAGAGGTTGTCAACGCTGCCCTCGCTGCAGAGAAAAAAGCGATCGAAAAAATTGAAGAGGCTTTGGCAGTTTTACCAGCAGCATCGAAGTGATACATTTCAAAAAATCAATAGGAGAAATGCGGACGCACCACCATAAGTGTCAATTTAGGGATATTTCGCGATATTTGGCGTGATCCGATCATAGATGCCGCCCCTACGGGGCTTGGGTTTTTCCTTGATCCACGTTTCTACAAAGATGCCGTTCCTACGGAACTCAAGAGGGCTTTGAAGTCTTCAATGTTTCCGCGTAGTATCCGGTTCGGTTAGGGGATTTAGTCTGGGAATAGACTAAATCCATTCCTTGTATTACATTCCGAACCTACCGGGCTGGGGTAGCGACGGTTATTTTTCTAAAATTGACACTTATGGAGGAATGCGGACGCATCACTATGGCATTGCTTTCAAACTGATGCTAAATTTGTAGCATCGCATAAACTCAATTTTTAAGGTGTTCAAAATTGCTGTAAAAGTAAAGGGTATGCGCTATGAATCGGCACGTTAAATTACTTTTAGGTGTTTTCGTCTTAGGGTTTCTCTTTTCCTGTGCAAGTAAACACCAAAAGGTTATTGACAATACTTCAGAATTTCAAAAATACAGAAATTCTATAGTTCGGGTAGAAAATAGGTATGGATTCTTTTCAAGAGGCGCAGGCAGTGGATTTTTCGTGGAGCGGGACAAGGTTGCAACTAACATCCATGTGATCGCCCATCCAGGACCTGTCTACGTGAAATCAGTAGATAGAAAGACGAATTGGGAGGTTAAAGGTGTTGCCGCTTACGATGTCAAAAATGATCTCGCCATTTTAAAGGTTGTGGGTGAAGGTGAGGCACTTCCTCTTGGGAACAGCGATATTGTCCAAGAAGGTGAACCCATCTCTGTAGTGGGATTTCCCGATGGCAAGTACAAGGTTACCGAGGGCACACTGCACGGCATACGGAATAAGGATAAATGGTTTCAAATGGAAGTTGATACGACTGGTGGAAGTAGTGGAAGTCCGGTTTTAGACAGTCAAGGACAAGTTATAGGTATTAGCACCACTGTAGACGGTTTTTACAGTTATGCTATTCCCTCAAATGCAGTCAAGGTATTGCTGACGCAATCGGAATCATTTGCCTCCTTGGAACAGTGGCATCAACGAGGACTGATTCGTTCTTACAACGCCTACGTTAAAGGAGAAATGGATTACGATAAAAAACGCTATGACAAGGCAATAGCTAATTTAGATGAAGCTATCCGGTTGAATCCTGAGTCTATTTATGCCTATTCCAAACGTGGACAAGCGAGATCTGCCCTCGGTGACCATGAAGGCGCGATCAGTGATTATGATAAAGCCATCCGACGCAATCCAGAGCATGCTGTTACCTACTTCAATCGTGGATACAATAAATGGAATCTTAGCGACCATAAAGGCGCAATCAATGATTATGATAAAGCCATCGAACTCAACCCAAAGTATGTAGATGCCTACAGCCACCGAGGCGTAGCGAAATGGAATCTTGGCGACCATAAAGGCGCAATCAATGATTATGATAAAGCCATTGAACTCAACCCAAAGGATATAGATGCCTACAACAACCGAGGCGTAGCGAAATGGGATCTTGGCGACTATAAAAGCGCAATCAATGATTATGATAAAGCCATCGAACTCAATCCAAAGCATGGATGGGCTTACAACAACCGCGGGGAAGCAAAACGGAAACTTGGCGACCCTAAAGCTGCGATCAAAGACTACAATAAAGCCATCGAACTCAATCCAAAGTATGCTACAGCGTACAGCAACCGAGGCATCGCAAAGTTAGATGTTGGCGATCCTAAAGGCGCGATCAATGATTTCAATAAGGTTATCAAACTCAATCCACAGAATGCTACAGCATACGGCAACCGGGGTGCTGCAAAGTCACGGTTTGGTGACCATAAAGCTGCAATCAATGATTTCAATGAGGTTATCAAACTCAATCCACAGGATGCCAGAGCGTACTCCAACCGCGGGGCTGTAAAACAGAAACTCGGTGACTATAAAAGTGCGATCAAGGATTGTGATAAAGCCATCGCACTCAACCCACAGGATGCCACTGCATATTACAACCGTGGCGTAGTGAAACAGAGACTTGACGACTATCAGGGGGCAATCGAAGATTACGGTAAAGCCATCCAACTCAATCCGCAGAATGCTGCAGCTTACAATAACCGTGGCGTAGCAAAACGGAAACTTGGCGACTATGAAGGTGCGATAAGCGATTGTGATAAAGCCATCAATCTAAATCCACAGGAAGCTGCGGCTTACAAGAATCGCGCGCGTGCAAAAGAGGCACTTGGACAACATGACGCGGCAAAAGCAGATTTTGAAAAAGCAAAGGAACTTGATGCGAATATCGCGAAATAAATTGTACGAGATATATACAGATTTTCAATTCATGTGCCTTCTAAATGTTTCATGTTGGTATTATAATTTTTCACAACTTCAGTCAGAAATCGTTGATAGGAATTTGTAACGCGGATTCTAAAACGAGCAAATATTTCTACTCCGCTCAGAAGGTACGCCACAAAGATTAATTAACGTAAAATTC
The nucleotide sequence above comes from Candidatus Poribacteria bacterium. Encoded proteins:
- a CDS encoding DNA methyltransferase yields the protein MNFENRTLFIADNLDVMRGMDSGTIDLIYLDPPFKSGKQWKAPIGSPAEGAEFKDIWTDEDIKYEWHGVIADEHEELYQIIQASETVYDRSMRIYLTAMAVRLFEMHRILKPTGSIYLHCDPTASHYLKALMDALFGSNNFRNEVIWKRTSTKSLAKRYAVNTDRILYYIKSEGATWNQQYVPYDAEYIQKTFRGQDKHGKYGTVDLSGGKAGSRKAYMPLKGIEPPPGRAWAPPTRNKFPASAQALLPDDYEALDQLAKCEVLDDAGLLHWPKGKIGRPRWKKYLSAMPGVVAGDLVLDTPPVKGKEDTGYPTQKPIALLERIIKASSNEGDMVLDPFCGCATACVAAERLHRKWVGIDISPDAEDITKLRLSDEVNKSANLFDPLADVIVRKDAPGRTDNAEEIDIQKHLPRYQTHKPELFGRQQGKCNGCQYPFHYRNLTVDHITPQSKGGTDRIENLQLLCAACNSTKGNGTQAELISRLKEQGVLK
- a CDS encoding LamG domain-containing protein — its product is MRVIGTLIAIMVLFISGIWVQESISEIDPESLMGMWHFDHGKGGTVKDSSPNGNDGKIVDAKRVEGKEGMGIEFDGSNHVVIPASKTMDDFLEGFTYLLWVKPLGNPSGPHVRLIERDWHNPNILIGPTDFYGSFLFNGGIDSSQVRGGEWEMDEWSFVALTHDGKTLALYVNGEIVADLDVGEPTFSQDHDGGSIWLTRWKGGAGWDFSGVLDEIAIFNAALSEDDLTTIMEDGLQKALDVSPVGRLTTTWGNLKR
- a CDS encoding tetratricopeptide repeat protein, whose amino-acid sequence is MNRHVKLLLGVFVLGFLFSCASKHQKVIDNTSEFQKYRNSIVRVENRYGFFSRGAGSGFFVERDKVATNIHVIAHPGPVYVKSVDRKTNWEVKGVAAYDVKNDLAILKVVGEGEALPLGNSDIVQEGEPISVVGFPDGKYKVTEGTLHGIRNKDKWFQMEVDTTGGSSGSPVLDSQGQVIGISTTVDGFYSYAIPSNAVKVLLTQSESFASLEQWHQRGLIRSYNAYVKGEMDYDKKRYDKAIANLDEAIRLNPESIYAYSKRGQARSALGDHEGAISDYDKAIRRNPEHAVTYFNRGYNKWNLSDHKGAINDYDKAIELNPKYVDAYSHRGVAKWNLGDHKGAINDYDKAIELNPKDIDAYNNRGVAKWDLGDYKSAINDYDKAIELNPKHGWAYNNRGEAKRKLGDPKAAIKDYNKAIELNPKYATAYSNRGIAKLDVGDPKGAINDFNKVIKLNPQNATAYGNRGAAKSRFGDHKAAINDFNEVIKLNPQDARAYSNRGAVKQKLGDYKSAIKDCDKAIALNPQDATAYYNRGVVKQRLDDYQGAIEDYGKAIQLNPQNAAAYNNRGVAKRKLGDYEGAISDCDKAINLNPQEAAAYKNRARAKEALGQHDAAKADFEKAKELDANIAK